A genomic region of Macrobrachium nipponense isolate FS-2020 chromosome 40, ASM1510439v2, whole genome shotgun sequence contains the following coding sequences:
- the LOC135212226 gene encoding protein NYNRIN-like — MTMRLLMEKFVWHGIQKDSLERARTCIPCQSSKVSQHTESNVGRRFGCIHIDVVGTLPLSEGARYLLTIIDRSSRWPEATLLSEATTKACAEALLASWISRFGVPDDITTDRGPVFLSELWTALARLMGTSLHATTAYNPAANGMVERVHRSLKASLMARCTGEDWKSQLPWVLLGLRTTPQANSEASPAEKVYGEPLAVPGKFFPTNADDTDVSITRLQESAGKFTPCIKTFSDRTKHFLPKALLSCKHVFIMDDAPPLPHH, encoded by the coding sequence atgacgatgcgcctcctgatggagaagttcgtctggcacggAATTCAGAAGGACTCCCTCGAAAGGGCCAGGACCTGCATTCCGTGCCAATCAAGTAAAGTAAGTCAGCACACAGAATCAAACGTGGGCCGAAGATTCGGCTGCATTCACATAGACGTCGTGGGTACCCTGCCCCTGTCggaaggcgccagatacctcctgacgataaTCGACCGCTCCTCCAGATGGCCTGAGGCAACTCTGTTGTCAGAGGCAACCACCAAAGCATGCGCCGAAGCCcttctcgccagctggatcagtcgattcggagtgccggATGATATCACGACGGACCGCGGACCTGTTTTCCTGTCAGAGTTGTGGACCGCCCTGGCCCGCCTGATGGGGACATCGCTacacgccaccaccgcctacaacccagcggctaacggcatggtggaaagggtcCACCGATCTCTCAAGGCTTCCCTAATGGCACGCTGCACCGGCGAGGactggaagagccaactaccgtgggtcctcctcggcctccgGACTACCCCTCAGGCGAACAGCGAAGCATCACCTGcagagaaggtatacggggaaccattggcagtcccaggcAAGTTCTTCCCGACTAATGCCGACGACACAGACGTCTCCATCACCAGACTTCAGGAATCCGCCGGAAAATTCACGCCCTGCATCaagaccttctccgacagaaccaaacacttcctcccgaaggccctattgtcctgcaaacacgtcttcatcaTGGAcgacgccccccccctcccccaccactgA